From the Xyrauchen texanus isolate HMW12.3.18 chromosome 49, RBS_HiC_50CHRs, whole genome shotgun sequence genome, one window contains:
- the LOC127640561 gene encoding C-factor-like: MKSFESNTVAPLFVTKAFLPLLRRAAAQGSGMGIHRSAVVNVSSILGSVQLNWGEGASFKSYAYRASKSALNMVTRCLATDLEAEGILCVALHPGWVRTDMGGPMAPLSPEESISSVLSVISGLKEKDHGGYVDYTGSNLPW, encoded by the exons ATGAAAAGCTTTGAAAGTAACACAGTGGCTCCTCTTTTTGTCACCAAG GCCTTTTTGCCATTGTTGAGAAGGGCAGCAGCTCAAGGTAGTGGCATGGGAATACACAGATCAGCAGTGGTCAATGTCTCTTCTATCCTGGGATCTGTGCAGCTCAACTGGGGCGAGGGAGCGAGCTTCAAGAGTTATGCTTATAGAGCTTCAAAG aGTGCCCTGAACATGGTTACAAGGTGTCTGGCCACAGATTTGGAAGCAGAGGGAATATTGTGTGTAGCCCTCCATCCTGGTTGGGTACGCACAGATATGGGTGGGCCAATG GCACCTTTGAGTCCAGAAGAGAGCATTTCATCTGTGTTGAGTGTCATTTCTGGATTAAAGGAGAAGGATCATGGTGGATATGTGGATTACACTGGGAGCAATTTACCCTGGTGA
- the LOC127640562 gene encoding galanin peptides-like isoform X1, with amino-acid sequence MHRCIGGFCVSLIFCAFVTETLGMVVAAKEKRGWTLNSAGYLLGPRRIDHLIQIKDTPSARGREDQLGQYAIDNHKSLSDKHGLAGKREMPMDEDFNAGALRISDEDVVHIIDFLSYLKLKEIGALDGLPSSLTSEEISQP; translated from the exons ATGCACAGGTGTATTGGCGGATTTTGCGTCTCTCTTATTTTTTGCGCGTTTGTCACGGAGACTCTCGGAATGGTCGTTGCG GCAAAAGAAAAGAGAGGATGGACCCTCAACAGTGCTGGGTATCTCCTTGGTCCTC GTCGTATTGATCACCTTATACAGATTAAGGATACTCCCAGTGCAAGGGGGCGAGAAGATCAGCTTGGTCAAT ATGCCATTGATAACCACAAAAGCCTTAGCGACAAGCATGGACTGGCAGGGAAGAGAGAAATGCCCATGGATGAGGATTTCAATGCAG GAGCTCTGAGAATATCAGATGAAGATGTTGTCCATATCATAGACTTTCTTTCTTATCTTAAATTAAAAG AAATTGGGGCTCTTGACGGTCTGCCTTCCTCCCTCACGTCAGAGGAAATCAGTCAACCGTAA
- the LOC127640562 gene encoding galanin peptides-like isoform X2, translated as MHRCIGGFCVSLIFCAFVTETLGMVVAAKEKRGWTLNSAGYLLGPHAIDNHKSLSDKHGLAGKREMPMDEDFNAGALRISDEDVVHIIDFLSYLKLKEIGALDGLPSSLTSEEISQP; from the exons ATGCACAGGTGTATTGGCGGATTTTGCGTCTCTCTTATTTTTTGCGCGTTTGTCACGGAGACTCTCGGAATGGTCGTTGCG GCAAAAGAAAAGAGAGGATGGACCCTCAACAGTGCTGGGTATCTCCTTGGTCCTC ATGCCATTGATAACCACAAAAGCCTTAGCGACAAGCATGGACTGGCAGGGAAGAGAGAAATGCCCATGGATGAGGATTTCAATGCAG GAGCTCTGAGAATATCAGATGAAGATGTTGTCCATATCATAGACTTTCTTTCTTATCTTAAATTAAAAG AAATTGGGGCTCTTGACGGTCTGCCTTCCTCCCTCACGTCAGAGGAAATCAGTCAACCGTAA